One window from the genome of Leucobacter aridicollis encodes:
- the chrA gene encoding chromate efflux transporter, whose amino-acid sequence MAKASRAVIGGRLLSSAEVFAVFLRLGLVSFGGPTAHIGYFHTEFVERRRWLSAHAFGELVALCQALPGPASSQLGFAIGLRRAGGVGALAAFAGFTLPSAAVMIVFAYGVQVLEGTISGGIVSGLMAVSVAVVAHAVLGMGRSLIVGWVAAGLASVVALVALVCGGLLGEGGALIQPALIALGAIVGTFLFRGVTAREIALSAVAAGPDEEVATRQKLGSSRRPIRGVVSVGAGITTLMLLLVLLLAAPALHGAQGSGAAALVDTFSRAGAFVFGGGHAVLPLLEAGTVQSGWLSPEDFLAGYSLAQAVPGPMFSVAAYLGVLAEAGPGGVAGGVIAVLAIFTPGFLLLVGVLPFWEALQRRQHFSAAVRGASVAVVGILAAALVHPVATGGLTSTWTVLLAVLAFVMLCAKAPPWSVVLLGAAVGLVTALGGLV is encoded by the coding sequence ATGGCTAAAGCGAGTCGAGCGGTTATCGGTGGACGCCTTCTTTCGTCGGCAGAGGTATTCGCGGTATTCCTTCGGCTCGGCCTCGTCTCGTTTGGTGGCCCCACCGCACACATCGGCTACTTTCACACGGAGTTCGTCGAGCGGAGAAGGTGGCTCTCAGCTCACGCGTTTGGCGAGCTCGTCGCGTTGTGTCAAGCGCTGCCGGGCCCGGCCTCGAGTCAGCTCGGCTTCGCGATCGGACTTCGCAGAGCTGGCGGTGTAGGTGCGTTGGCCGCGTTCGCGGGATTCACGCTGCCCTCGGCCGCGGTGATGATTGTCTTCGCGTATGGTGTGCAAGTCCTGGAAGGGACGATCTCAGGAGGAATCGTCTCGGGGCTCATGGCTGTATCCGTCGCCGTCGTTGCACATGCAGTTTTGGGTATGGGGCGGAGTTTGATTGTTGGGTGGGTGGCCGCGGGACTCGCCAGTGTGGTCGCGCTCGTCGCGCTTGTGTGTGGCGGCCTGCTCGGCGAAGGTGGTGCGCTGATCCAGCCGGCGCTCATTGCCCTAGGCGCGATCGTCGGGACGTTTCTCTTTCGGGGGGTTACGGCGCGGGAAATCGCTCTGTCTGCTGTCGCAGCAGGGCCTGACGAGGAAGTGGCGACGCGTCAAAAACTGGGTTCGAGTCGTCGACCTATTCGCGGTGTGGTTTCAGTGGGGGCGGGGATTACCACGCTTATGCTCCTGCTGGTGTTGCTCCTCGCGGCGCCGGCACTCCATGGAGCCCAGGGGAGCGGGGCGGCGGCCCTCGTCGACACGTTCTCGCGCGCGGGCGCGTTCGTCTTCGGTGGTGGGCACGCCGTACTTCCGCTCCTCGAGGCGGGGACCGTCCAGTCGGGCTGGCTCTCGCCCGAGGACTTCCTCGCAGGCTACAGCTTGGCGCAAGCGGTTCCCGGGCCGATGTTTAGCGTTGCAGCGTACCTGGGGGTACTCGCGGAAGCTGGGCCGGGGGGAGTGGCCGGCGGAGTCATTGCCGTTCTTGCAATTTTCACGCCAGGCTTCCTGCTGCTTGTTGGCGTACTGCCGTTCTGGGAAGCGCTTCAGCGGCGCCAGCACTTCAGCGCCGCGGTGCGGGGCGCGAGTGTCGCTGTGGTCGGGATCCTTGCGGCGGCACTCGTTCATCCAGTCGCGACGGGAGGGCTCACGAGTACCTGGACAGTTCTCCTGGCGGTGTTGGCATTTGTGATGCTGTGTGCCAAGGCTCCGCCATGGAGCGTCGTGCTGCTTGGGGCTGCGGTGGGGCTTGTGACTGCGCTTGGCGGCTTGGTGTGA
- a CDS encoding GNAT family N-acetyltransferase, which yields MLQGSGLTLNELRPADAPDVARYCADPIFEEFMATPWPYTLADAESFITEYAPAAWASNSEWTWAIRTTPEGPVLGVIGIRLPSGMLGYWLGEPHRGRGIMSACVDLVVAATFARTDVEAVLWEARVGNFGSLRTIARSGFTLTGEAIGAIPGRAGEPVPSWTARLDRHAEQAQDPA from the coding sequence GTGTTGCAGGGGAGTGGACTCACCCTGAACGAGCTGAGACCAGCCGATGCGCCTGACGTCGCGCGGTACTGCGCAGATCCCATCTTTGAAGAGTTCATGGCCACACCGTGGCCGTACACGCTCGCCGATGCCGAGTCGTTCATCACCGAGTACGCGCCAGCGGCCTGGGCGAGCAACTCGGAGTGGACGTGGGCGATTCGCACGACGCCTGAGGGCCCGGTTTTGGGGGTGATCGGGATACGGTTGCCGAGCGGCATGCTCGGTTACTGGCTGGGGGAACCGCATCGCGGGCGCGGGATTATGTCAGCTTGTGTGGATCTCGTCGTAGCCGCCACCTTTGCGAGAACCGACGTGGAAGCGGTGCTGTGGGAGGCGAGGGTCGGAAACTTTGGCTCGCTTCGCACGATAGCGCGGAGCGGCTTCACGCTGACGGGCGAGGCGATCGGCGCGATTCCTGGCCGGGCCGGTGAACCCGTACCCTCGTGGACCGCGCGGCTGGACAGGCATGCAGAGCAGGCTCAAGATCCTGCATGA
- a CDS encoding phosphatase PAP2 family protein — protein MSIPIASNAHRRLRVVWILLFWLTVGAAAYIFGVLSSTGQAVEDHVLAGSEFNTHPPAPLSLVSPFSIGVALVALGLVALWVHGIARALTVTLVPAVAIVASQLLKSEVLGRPDFLTLAAENTFPSGHMTVFATVVGAAVFALPRRIQAIAAVGGAVLLSVVSWQLLAFGWHRPSDVLGALALAGAGFAAVTLLTPLQRPPGVWLLRTASVGLALAGWLAAGVAIVLTLLAWQSGSTDMMLNAGQSGCIGLSLLAAHSLLRLAVLAHSPKGG, from the coding sequence GTGAGCATCCCGATTGCGTCGAACGCCCATAGGCGGCTCCGGGTCGTGTGGATCCTGCTGTTCTGGCTCACCGTCGGAGCCGCTGCCTACATCTTCGGCGTGCTGAGTTCGACGGGTCAAGCGGTCGAGGATCACGTGCTCGCCGGTTCTGAGTTCAACACCCATCCGCCGGCACCCCTGAGCCTCGTGTCACCGTTCTCGATCGGCGTCGCGCTCGTGGCCCTTGGGCTTGTCGCGCTGTGGGTCCATGGCATCGCGCGTGCCCTCACGGTCACACTGGTGCCGGCAGTCGCGATCGTTGCATCGCAGCTCCTGAAATCAGAGGTACTCGGCAGGCCCGACTTCCTCACGCTGGCAGCTGAAAACACATTCCCAAGTGGGCACATGACAGTGTTTGCAACGGTAGTTGGGGCGGCGGTCTTCGCACTGCCTCGGCGTATCCAGGCGATTGCAGCCGTCGGGGGAGCGGTGCTACTCAGCGTTGTGAGCTGGCAGCTGCTTGCATTCGGCTGGCACCGCCCAAGCGACGTGCTCGGTGCACTCGCCCTTGCCGGGGCAGGCTTCGCAGCTGTCACCTTGCTCACTCCGCTGCAACGCCCACCGGGGGTGTGGCTGCTTCGCACCGCGTCTGTTGGGCTCGCCCTCGCCGGCTGGCTTGCCGCGGGTGTCGCCATTGTGCTCACGCTGCTCGCCTGGCAGTCTGGCAGTACAGACATGATGCTCAACGCCGGCCAGTCCGGGTGCATTGGCCTGTCGCTGCTTGCCGCTCACTCGCTGCTGCGGCTCGCGGTGCTCGCACACTCACCGAAAGGGGGATAG
- a CDS encoding TrmH family RNA methyltransferase, whose translation MRIVHIDDIAAPELADFTQLTDVALRRVREPAEGLYLAESPKVIERAVRVGHRPRALLMVAEWLERVGPLLEAYPDVPVYVGKPEQLEQLTGFNMHRGAIASMHRPAPLDPAELLRASSRVVVLEDLADHTNVGAVFRSAAALGADAVLLTPGCADPLYRRAVRVSMGAVLQVPWARLPDWREAGPLFRELGYDLTAFALRDDAEDLAEFVEDLPDRLAIMFGTEGPGLSRRALASSARTVLIPMEHGVDSLNVATAAALAMWAVRTGDQRARRRPAAGAEVATPARLHHGATA comes from the coding sequence GTGAGAATCGTTCATATCGACGACATTGCTGCCCCCGAACTCGCCGATTTCACTCAGCTCACTGACGTCGCGCTCCGGCGCGTCCGCGAACCTGCTGAAGGCCTCTACCTTGCCGAGTCGCCGAAAGTAATCGAGCGAGCGGTGCGGGTCGGGCATCGACCCCGCGCGCTTCTCATGGTCGCCGAGTGGCTCGAGCGGGTTGGACCGCTGCTCGAGGCCTACCCTGACGTGCCCGTCTACGTCGGCAAACCCGAACAGCTCGAACAGCTCACAGGCTTCAATATGCACCGTGGGGCAATTGCATCAATGCATCGCCCAGCGCCGCTCGACCCGGCCGAGCTACTGCGCGCTTCGTCCCGGGTCGTCGTGCTCGAAGACCTCGCCGATCATACAAACGTTGGTGCTGTCTTCAGGTCGGCAGCTGCACTCGGCGCAGATGCGGTCTTGCTCACGCCCGGATGTGCCGACCCGCTCTACAGGCGCGCCGTTCGCGTGAGCATGGGGGCCGTGCTGCAGGTTCCGTGGGCGCGTCTCCCAGACTGGCGCGAGGCGGGCCCACTGTTTCGCGAGCTCGGCTACGACCTGACTGCATTCGCCCTGCGGGACGACGCCGAGGATCTCGCTGAGTTCGTTGAGGATCTCCCTGACCGCCTCGCAATCATGTTCGGCACCGAGGGCCCAGGGCTTTCACGACGTGCGCTCGCGTCGTCCGCTCGAACTGTTCTCATTCCCATGGAACACGGAGTCGATTCGCTGAACGTCGCGACCGCCGCTGCGCTAGCTATGTGGGCGGTACGCACGGGGGACCAGCGTGCCCGACGCAGGCCGGCCGCAGGGGCCGAGGTCGCCACCCCTGCGAGGCTCCATCACGGAGCCACCGCGTGA
- a CDS encoding alpha/beta fold hydrolase — protein sequence MPEHPPHLIPTLGVDTRDWIFGDPAGQPVILVHGFRGDHHGLQGIAEGLAALAPQFAFHVPDLPGFGETPALPGRTHDLAAFGDWLVAFSQEVAPAGAIILGHSFGSLVVSSALARGADSARTILINPISSPALEGPQAALTQLAIAYYRAASALPERAAKSLLGNKLIVRGMSEVMAKTRDRELRAWIHNQHDMYFSSFSDSRTLLEAFRASVSHTVPEHAEAYAMPTLIIAGEKDDITPLSKQLDLQRMIPGAELLILPGTGHLVHYEAVADTVARIAQFLQAAPATAPETTA from the coding sequence GTGCCAGAACACCCGCCCCATCTCATACCTACTCTCGGCGTCGATACCCGAGACTGGATATTTGGCGACCCCGCAGGACAACCAGTCATCCTCGTACATGGGTTTCGCGGTGACCACCACGGCCTCCAAGGCATCGCTGAGGGACTTGCCGCCTTGGCTCCGCAGTTCGCCTTCCATGTTCCAGACCTGCCCGGCTTCGGCGAGACACCGGCGCTCCCGGGTCGCACACACGACCTCGCCGCGTTTGGCGATTGGCTCGTCGCGTTCAGTCAAGAAGTCGCACCGGCAGGCGCGATCATTCTCGGACACTCTTTCGGTTCGCTCGTGGTGAGTTCAGCGCTCGCTCGGGGCGCTGACTCAGCCCGCACGATCCTGATCAATCCGATCTCATCACCGGCGCTTGAGGGGCCTCAGGCCGCCCTGACCCAGCTCGCGATCGCGTATTACCGCGCCGCTAGCGCGCTGCCCGAGCGCGCGGCGAAGAGTCTGCTCGGCAACAAACTGATCGTTCGCGGGATGAGCGAGGTCATGGCGAAGACTCGCGACCGTGAGCTACGCGCCTGGATTCACAACCAGCATGACATGTACTTCTCGTCGTTCTCAGACTCGCGCACGCTTCTCGAGGCGTTCCGCGCCTCCGTCTCGCACACGGTGCCTGAACACGCCGAAGCGTACGCGATGCCCACACTCATCATTGCAGGGGAGAAGGACGACATCACCCCGCTTTCAAAACAGCTCGACCTCCAGAGGATGATTCCTGGCGCAGAGCTCCTCATCTTGCCGGGCACTGGCCATCTCGTGCACTACGAGGCGGTCGCCGACACAGTCGCGCGAATCGCACAGTTCCTGCAGGCCGCCCCTGCTACAGCCCCGGAGACTACCGCGTGA
- a CDS encoding exonuclease domain-containing protein, whose amino-acid sequence MNDSLPLWAAQLAVFDTETTGVETDTSRIVSATLAILGENGEISERYDWLLNPGVEIPDSAVRVHGITTDVARSSGIDAGVGIAQITERIAQFIERGLPLVVYNAPYDLSLLAAEQRRYGVPGAVVSPVLDPLIIDKQLDRFRKGKRTLVAVAEHYGVELGNAHDAGEDAIASGKVMQQLARKYATTLPDDLEALHAAQATWARAQAENFQEYMRRVRDPNFVADGAWPVRG is encoded by the coding sequence GTGAACGACTCACTCCCCCTCTGGGCGGCGCAGCTTGCGGTCTTCGATACCGAGACGACGGGTGTCGAGACCGACACTTCACGTATCGTCAGCGCGACGCTCGCGATCCTCGGCGAGAACGGCGAGATTTCGGAGCGCTATGACTGGCTTTTGAACCCGGGCGTCGAGATTCCGGACTCCGCGGTGCGCGTGCACGGCATCACCACCGACGTTGCGCGATCGAGTGGAATCGACGCGGGTGTTGGGATCGCCCAGATCACTGAGCGCATCGCGCAGTTCATCGAGCGCGGCCTCCCTCTCGTCGTCTACAACGCGCCATACGACCTGTCGTTGCTCGCTGCCGAGCAGCGGCGCTACGGCGTGCCTGGAGCCGTGGTTTCACCCGTGCTCGATCCACTCATCATTGATAAGCAGCTCGACCGCTTTCGAAAGGGCAAGCGCACGCTCGTTGCCGTGGCTGAGCACTACGGCGTTGAGCTCGGTAACGCCCACGACGCTGGCGAAGACGCGATCGCGTCAGGGAAAGTCATGCAGCAGCTCGCTCGCAAGTACGCGACGACGCTTCCTGATGACCTCGAGGCGCTCCATGCCGCCCAGGCAACCTGGGCACGGGCGCAGGCTGAGAACTTTCAGGAGTACATGCGCCGCGTTCGCGATCCGAACTTCGTTGCCGACGGGGCGTGGCCGGTTCGGGGGTAG
- a CDS encoding type B 50S ribosomal protein L31 — MKTEIHPEYNAIVFRDLASGETFLTRSTLTSDKTIELDGATYPVLDVEISSASHPFYTGKQRIMDSAGRVEKFNQRFKAFGA, encoded by the coding sequence ATGAAGACCGAGATTCACCCCGAGTACAACGCCATCGTGTTCCGCGACCTTGCGTCGGGGGAGACCTTCCTCACGCGTTCGACCCTCACGAGCGACAAGACCATCGAGCTCGACGGCGCTACCTACCCGGTGCTCGACGTTGAAATCTCGAGCGCCTCGCACCCGTTCTACACGGGCAAGCAGCGCATCATGGACTCGGCCGGCCGTGTCGAGAAGTTCAACCAGCGCTTCAAGGCGTTCGGCGCGTAA
- a CDS encoding ABC transporter ATP-binding protein yields MTTVLSLTDASYIRNRRPILDSVNWQVDDSERWVILGPNGAGKTTILKLVTANDFPTTGTVDVLGHRLGKVDIFELRARLGFVSSATARRIPPNEIVRDVVLTAAYSVEGRWNEEYDAIDVRQADRVLAEWDLLELADQPFGTLSDGERKRTLIARAVMTDPELLLLDEPSASLDLGARERLLQMLSGFAQSPYSPAMVMVTHHVEEIPPGFTHVMLVNDGKVQAAGPIGETLTAANLEATFGMEFELTESAGRYSAKARAAGS; encoded by the coding sequence ATGACGACCGTGCTGAGCCTCACCGACGCGAGCTACATCCGCAATCGCCGACCGATTCTTGACAGTGTGAACTGGCAGGTCGACGACAGTGAGCGGTGGGTCATCCTTGGCCCGAACGGCGCAGGCAAGACGACGATCTTGAAGCTCGTCACCGCGAACGATTTCCCGACGACAGGCACCGTCGACGTGCTCGGGCATCGCCTCGGCAAGGTCGACATCTTCGAGTTGCGCGCCCGCCTGGGATTCGTGTCGAGCGCGACCGCGAGGCGCATCCCCCCGAACGAGATTGTGCGCGACGTCGTACTCACTGCCGCGTACTCGGTCGAGGGGCGCTGGAACGAAGAGTACGACGCGATCGACGTGCGCCAGGCGGATCGCGTGCTCGCGGAGTGGGATCTGCTTGAACTCGCCGATCAGCCGTTCGGGACGCTCTCTGATGGTGAGCGGAAGCGCACCCTTATTGCGCGCGCCGTGATGACCGATCCTGAACTGCTGCTGCTCGACGAGCCGAGCGCGAGCCTCGACCTCGGCGCCCGCGAGCGCCTGCTGCAGATGCTTTCTGGCTTCGCGCAGTCGCCGTACTCTCCGGCAATGGTAATGGTGACGCATCACGTCGAGGAGATCCCGCCCGGGTTCACCCACGTCATGCTCGTGAACGACGGCAAGGTACAGGCAGCCGGTCCGATCGGCGAGACCCTGACAGCAGCGAACCTCGAAGCCACGTTTGGCATGGAGTTTGAGCTCACAGAGTCCGCAGGCCGGTACTCAGCCAAGGCTCGCGCCGCAGGTAGCTAG
- the serB gene encoding phosphoserine phosphatase SerB, protein MSVTPLVVLDCDSTTIQDEVIELLADAAGTRELVAEVTERAMRGELDFAESLAERVATLSGTPETVFAQAYARVRLSPGIRELIAAVHERGGKVGVVSGGFHEVLDPLAEDLGLDFWRANRLEVADGKLTGRTVGPVIDAEAKAVALAEWAETSGIPLSATVAIGDGANDLRMMAVAEVGVGYNAKPIVSQQADVSIEGDLSQAIQLLDRLT, encoded by the coding sequence ATGAGCGTTACCCCACTCGTCGTTCTCGACTGCGATTCCACGACCATTCAAGACGAGGTCATTGAGCTCCTCGCCGACGCGGCAGGCACACGCGAACTCGTCGCAGAGGTGACTGAGCGCGCGATGCGCGGCGAGCTTGACTTCGCCGAGAGCCTCGCTGAGCGCGTGGCGACACTGAGCGGAACGCCTGAGACAGTGTTTGCTCAGGCGTACGCGCGGGTGCGCCTCTCCCCTGGGATCCGGGAGCTCATCGCGGCGGTGCACGAGCGTGGCGGCAAGGTTGGTGTGGTGTCTGGCGGTTTCCACGAGGTGCTCGACCCGCTTGCTGAGGATCTCGGTCTCGACTTCTGGCGGGCAAACCGGCTTGAGGTCGCAGACGGTAAGCTCACCGGTCGAACTGTTGGGCCCGTCATCGATGCGGAGGCAAAGGCAGTTGCGCTTGCGGAATGGGCGGAGACGAGCGGGATCCCGCTCTCGGCAACAGTCGCGATCGGCGACGGCGCGAATGATTTGCGGATGATGGCTGTCGCCGAGGTCGGTGTCGGCTACAACGCGAAGCCGATTGTTTCGCAGCAGGCCGATGTCTCGATTGAGGGCGACCTGAGTCAGGCGATCCAACTGCTGGACCGCCTGACGTAG
- the fabG gene encoding 3-oxoacyl-ACP reductase FabG has translation MNASITPRTVLITGGNRGIGFAIAERMIADGHRVAVTSRSGEGPEGALTVRAEMTDSASIDKAFTEVEEKLGAVEVVVANAGITRDTLLLRMSEEDFTEVIDTNLTGTFRVVKRASKGLLKQRFGRVILISSVVGLYGSAGQINYSSSKAALVGFARSLTRELGGRGITANVIAPGFIDTDMTAVLPEAQQQQYLASIPAARFGQVAEIAGAASFLAGDDAAYISGAVIPVDGGLGMGH, from the coding sequence ATGAACGCAAGCATCACTCCACGTACCGTCCTCATCACCGGTGGCAACCGAGGCATTGGCTTCGCTATCGCTGAGCGGATGATCGCAGACGGCCATCGCGTGGCAGTCACCTCTCGCTCAGGGGAGGGCCCGGAGGGCGCGCTCACCGTGCGCGCAGAGATGACGGATTCGGCCTCGATCGACAAGGCATTCACCGAGGTCGAGGAGAAGCTTGGTGCCGTCGAGGTCGTCGTCGCGAACGCTGGCATCACCCGTGACACGCTGCTCCTGCGCATGTCTGAGGAGGACTTCACCGAGGTCATCGACACGAATCTCACCGGAACCTTCCGCGTGGTGAAGCGCGCCTCGAAGGGCCTTCTCAAGCAGCGTTTCGGCCGCGTGATCCTGATCTCCTCTGTCGTCGGCCTCTACGGCTCCGCCGGCCAGATCAATTACTCCTCGTCGAAGGCAGCGCTCGTCGGCTTCGCCCGCTCGCTGACCCGCGAACTCGGTGGTCGCGGCATCACCGCGAACGTCATCGCACCCGGATTCATTGACACCGACATGACTGCTGTGCTTCCCGAGGCCCAGCAGCAGCAGTACCTCGCGTCGATTCCGGCTGCGCGGTTCGGCCAGGTCGCCGAGATCGCTGGGGCAGCCTCGTTCCTCGCCGGCGATGACGCTGCCTACATTTCGGGTGCGGTCATCCCCGTCGACGGCGGCCTCGGAATGGGCCACTAG
- a CDS encoding DUF3099 domain-containing protein, with protein MPRKSGETPSYRVTSAGVNPTEDRAHRMKMYFIAMTLRLACVLSLFWVTGWWLVFPVVGAIVLPWFAVMVGNAVAHGGEETVAAPDPLPLSSLNVEETPQAPTQAASELLIVDVDPVRRSSPRPANAQHLSEEETA; from the coding sequence ATGCCAAGAAAGAGCGGCGAAACGCCGAGCTACAGGGTGACTTCGGCCGGGGTGAACCCGACCGAGGATCGAGCTCACCGCATGAAGATGTACTTTATTGCGATGACGCTCAGGCTTGCGTGCGTGCTCTCGCTCTTCTGGGTAACAGGCTGGTGGCTCGTCTTTCCTGTCGTCGGTGCGATAGTGCTCCCCTGGTTCGCGGTGATGGTTGGCAACGCGGTCGCGCATGGCGGGGAAGAAACTGTCGCCGCGCCAGACCCGCTCCCACTGTCCTCGCTCAATGTCGAAGAAACCCCACAAGCGCCGACGCAGGCGGCAAGCGAACTCTTGATCGTCGACGTCGACCCCGTTCGGCGGTCGTCACCTCGCCCGGCCAACGCCCAACACCTCTCCGAGGAGGAGACAGCGTGA
- a CDS encoding SURF1 family cytochrome oxidase biogenesis protein encodes MTEARVGWSFLHSKRWIGYFALLVAFAIACVYLGNWQFDRRAQARDEISRIDRNYGADPVPIAEALPNPSGFDIDEHKWLTVMLEGSYEDSAVLSRNRPGPEGVGADIIVPFRTTDGKVFFVDRGWVPASGTDIDDAFATLPQPPAGTVEVVTRLRASEPEVDGRSSAGRTVASINVPEIAEVTEVQGEVYSGAYGMLVSETPAAEHGVLPPKPERDEGPHLSYALQWYVFIIIAAIGVAYAARQEYKGLNAGSDEVREMEEKSHARKRRRGPSDADVEDALLDA; translated from the coding sequence ATGACTGAGGCCCGCGTTGGCTGGTCCTTCCTGCATTCGAAGCGTTGGATCGGGTACTTTGCGCTGCTCGTTGCCTTCGCCATCGCGTGCGTGTACCTTGGCAACTGGCAGTTTGATCGCCGGGCGCAGGCCCGCGACGAGATCTCGCGGATCGACCGCAACTACGGCGCCGATCCCGTCCCGATCGCCGAAGCCCTGCCCAACCCGTCAGGTTTCGACATCGACGAGCACAAGTGGCTGACCGTCATGCTCGAAGGCAGCTACGAGGACTCGGCGGTGCTTTCACGTAACCGTCCGGGCCCCGAGGGCGTAGGGGCCGACATCATCGTTCCGTTCCGCACGACCGACGGGAAGGTCTTCTTCGTCGATCGCGGCTGGGTCCCCGCAAGCGGTACCGACATCGACGACGCGTTCGCGACGCTGCCGCAGCCCCCGGCTGGCACCGTCGAGGTCGTGACCCGGCTCCGCGCGAGCGAACCCGAAGTTGACGGCCGCAGCTCGGCCGGCCGGACGGTCGCAAGCATCAACGTCCCGGAGATCGCCGAGGTGACCGAAGTGCAGGGTGAGGTGTACTCAGGCGCGTACGGCATGCTCGTGTCCGAGACGCCCGCCGCTGAGCACGGCGTCCTCCCGCCGAAGCCGGAACGCGACGAGGGCCCGCATCTGTCATACGCGCTCCAGTGGTATGTGTTCATCATCATCGCCGCCATCGGTGTCGCCTATGCCGCCCGGCAGGAGTACAAGGGACTCAACGCGGGCAGCGACGAGGTGCGCGAGATGGAAGAGAAGTCGCACGCACGCAAGCGGCGGCGCGGCCCGAGCGACGCGGACGTGGAGGATGCGCTGCTCGATGCCTAG
- a CDS encoding cutinase family protein: MPSEHRSPSSGVARSRRRRVGAGVAAGVALASLTLLVGCAPEPDPAATRDALTEVTSEPVAPDVVDEYSASEHPDPIVEPLDCTPYLIVTARGTGEPSRKQLLGPVARAIEEARPDETLRLDLDYPADTEINAGATLGARTLIDTLNVQAKACPEQRTILLGYSQGALVIGDALAAPDARLVGATVGEVTEAAADRVLAIVLYGNPRFVGADPTGYGSFSPDVNGLLPRPPGSFSQYEGRMRDYCVDDDFICQSTLSVEEAGHVAYYDNGMQADGAAYVITRLGPIPKADAEKRGDEENRGDAPGEPRERAAADGEA, from the coding sequence ATGCCTAGCGAGCACAGGTCTCCGAGCAGTGGCGTCGCCCGTTCGCGTCGTCGCAGAGTTGGCGCCGGCGTCGCCGCAGGCGTCGCGCTCGCCTCCCTCACCCTGCTTGTCGGTTGCGCGCCCGAGCCCGATCCGGCAGCAACGCGCGACGCCCTCACCGAAGTCACTTCGGAGCCCGTCGCCCCCGACGTCGTCGACGAGTACAGCGCGAGCGAACACCCAGACCCGATTGTCGAGCCCCTCGACTGCACGCCTTACCTCATCGTCACGGCCCGCGGCACGGGCGAGCCAAGCCGCAAGCAACTCCTCGGTCCCGTGGCGCGGGCCATTGAGGAGGCGCGCCCCGACGAGACGCTGCGGCTCGATCTCGACTATCCCGCGGATACCGAGATCAACGCCGGGGCGACGCTCGGCGCCCGGACGCTCATTGATACCCTGAATGTGCAGGCGAAGGCGTGTCCGGAGCAGCGAACGATCCTGCTCGGCTACTCGCAGGGAGCGCTCGTGATTGGGGACGCACTCGCGGCCCCCGACGCACGGCTCGTCGGCGCAACCGTGGGCGAGGTGACCGAAGCCGCCGCCGACCGTGTGCTCGCAATTGTGCTTTACGGAAATCCTCGGTTTGTCGGCGCCGACCCAACGGGTTACGGCAGTTTCTCCCCCGACGTGAACGGGCTGCTCCCGCGCCCGCCCGGCAGTTTTTCGCAGTATGAGGGGCGCATGCGTGACTACTGTGTCGACGACGACTTCATCTGTCAGTCGACGCTGTCGGTCGAGGAAGCCGGCCACGTCGCCTACTATGACAACGGCATGCAGGCCGACGGGGCAGCGTACGTTATCACCCGACTCGGGCCGATCCCGAAGGCCGACGCCGAGAAGCGGGGCGATGAGGAGAACCGGGGCGATGCGCCCGGCGAGCCGCGAGAGCGCGCGGCCGCCGACGGCGAAGCTTAA